CGTTGCATTTTACGCAACGTTTCTGCGCCAGCCCTGTCATGGTTGCGCGTAAGGCCGCCGGCGAAAATCGGGCCTGCTGCGCGCGCCGTCGCCGCCGCCGCGCTGCGACGCCCATTGCGGGCGCCGGCCGGCCGGGATTGCGGCGGGCAGCCACGACGACTATTCACGTTCATCAGGGGAATCCGATGTCTCACGCCAGCGCAAGCCTGGCCGCGCCTTCCATGCCGCTATCCGGGCGCATCCGCATGCTCGCCGCCATTTTGCTGGTGGTCGTCATTTCTGAAGCGATCGGCAGCGCCACCTTCAACGTGGGGCCGGGCAAGATCATCCTGCAGCCGATGCTGTGGGCGATTTTCATCGGCGCCATCGTGGCCGCCTTCGGCCAGCGCATGCCGGCCGGCCTGAACATCGACACCGCCATGCAGACCCGCATCAGCGGCTATCTGCAATACGCGCTGCTGCCCTTCCTGGCCAAGCTGGGCCTGATGGTGGGTGGCGCCTTGCCGCAGGTGCGCGAAGCCGGCTGGGCCCTGGTGTTCCAGGAGTTCGGCCACTTCTTCGGCACCATGGCCGTCGGCTTGCCGCTGGCCCTGCTGCTGGGCATCAAGCGCGAGGCCATCGGCGCCACTTTCTCGGTGGGCCGCGAGCCCAGCCTGGCCATCATCGGCGAACGCTACGGCATGAACTCGCCCGAAGGCCGCGGCGTGATGGCCGAATACATCACCGGCACCGTGATCGGCGCGCTGTTCGTGGCCCTGATGGCCGGCTTCATCACCAGCCTGAACATCTTCGATCCGCGCTCGCTCGCCATGGGCGCCGGCGTGGGCTCGGGCAGCATGATGGCCGCAGGTGTCGGCGCGATCGCATCCCAGCAGACGCCCGAAGTCGCGCACCAGGTGGCCGCGCTGGCCGCCGCCGCCAACCTGCTGACCACCGTGGTGGGCGTGTACTTCACGCTCTTCATCTCGCTGCCGACCACCATCTTCCTGTATGGCAAGCTGGAGCCCGTGCTGGGCCGCTTCTCGCGCGGCAAGGCCGAGACCGCCGCCGCTGATGACGAGGTCACGCAGGATGCGCCGGCGCACGGCGTCAAGATGGGCTTCGGCGACCGCCTGACCGCCTATGTCATCTGCGGCCTGTTCGCGCTGGTGGGCAACCGCCTGGGCTACAACGTGCCGTTCGCCGACGCCTTGCCGGGTATGGGCATCATCATCCTGCTGGTCGTCATTACCGACCTGGTGCTGCGCGTGGTGCCCAAGCTGCCGGCCGTGTTCGTGCTGTCGCTGATCGCCATGACCGCGGGCTGCCCCGGCGTGCTGCCGTACTCGGACCAGATCATCGCGATGGTCGGCAAGGTGAATTTCCTGCCGTTCACGACCGTGATCCTGGCCATGGCCGGCCTGTCGATCCTGAAGGACCTGCCGGCGTTCCGCAAGCTGGGCTGGAAGATCGTGGTGGTGTCCCTGGCCGCCAACGCCGGCACCTTCCTGGGTGCGACCATGATCGCGGAATTCTTCCACTGATCGCGGCCCGTTCCCGAATCAAGAACCGCCTGATGCTTTTTGTCAGGCGGTTTTTTTTGGTCAGGGCGCGAAACCCGGCCGGTAGCGCGCGTTGTCCGTGACGTTCTCGGTCGCGCCGATGTTGGCGACCTTGGGAACGCCCAGGCCCGCCGCCTTCATGGCCACGGCGGTCTGCAGTTCCTGGACTTGCGGATTACCCATGGCGAGGCGATAGGCCTGCAATGGCATCAGGCCTTCGATCGT
The sequence above is drawn from the Achromobacter xylosoxidans genome and encodes:
- a CDS encoding DUF3100 domain-containing protein, encoding MSHASASLAAPSMPLSGRIRMLAAILLVVVISEAIGSATFNVGPGKIILQPMLWAIFIGAIVAAFGQRMPAGLNIDTAMQTRISGYLQYALLPFLAKLGLMVGGALPQVREAGWALVFQEFGHFFGTMAVGLPLALLLGIKREAIGATFSVGREPSLAIIGERYGMNSPEGRGVMAEYITGTVIGALFVALMAGFITSLNIFDPRSLAMGAGVGSGSMMAAGVGAIASQQTPEVAHQVAALAAAANLLTTVVGVYFTLFISLPTTIFLYGKLEPVLGRFSRGKAETAAADDEVTQDAPAHGVKMGFGDRLTAYVICGLFALVGNRLGYNVPFADALPGMGIIILLVVITDLVLRVVPKLPAVFVLSLIAMTAGCPGVLPYSDQIIAMVGKVNFLPFTTVILAMAGLSILKDLPAFRKLGWKIVVVSLAANAGTFLGATMIAEFFH